The following DNA comes from Musa acuminata AAA Group cultivar baxijiao chromosome BXJ1-4, Cavendish_Baxijiao_AAA, whole genome shotgun sequence.
ACAATCAGAATGGTGTTTATCAATTCCATGTATGTAATTTTAAATCTGTAAAAACTAATTTTAAATCAAAACATAAAATGAGTAAATCAAAACTAATTTTATATCAaaacagaaaaataattttaaatcaaaacaacttattatattaataaacagaaaaaatgagaaaaaaaactgTAATTTTAAAGCAAAACTAATCAAATCAATCATCTCACCTTTCATTTCTAAATGATCTTTAGTTCTATTTTTGCTTCAAGGGATTATCAACCTTATTAACATAAACTGTaattcggatttgttcccatcgtTATAAAGTATATCTTCTTAAATTAACAAAATCTCCAATTGGAATTCTTTTCCATCCTTATAAAGCATCTTCAAACAAAGATATTTTCAAATATGTTTTCAGTTCAACTTCCTTTTTTATTCTTAAACAACCTTAGTAGCTAAAAAAAGAATTCATAAGATGATTCCAGGTGACAacttattatattaataaaaactcTTGAAATAACttacttttaaaataaattaaactaAATAAGTTCCTGCATCATAAGTTTATGATGCATGGGAACCCATCTTGAGTTCATATGACCAATTTTGGACCAATCTCAATAGGACATCTTCGATAAATTAGAAGCTCAGGTACCAATTTGATAGGATGAATTGTTTTAATGACAATATAATGTAGAACAGTTTACTCCAATACCAACATGTTATAGGACAAAAACATAGATAGGCAAAGGGATTCATATGCAAGGCCCTAAATCCGTAGGCTATATATACATCACTGACCCTAGAGAATGAATGTGGCAAATGTGCATAGATTTTTTGACATGTTCTTAACAGGACAACAATTAAATATAAATCCTTGCTTCTAGTCTTGATGAAATCCTCAATATCAGCGCTTGGTTGGTCATTGGTGGCATTTTCTGAAATATGTAGtcaccacaacataatttcattaAGAGGACAACAAATAATTTGTACCAAGGGTGAGACACTACTAATCAGTCATAGTCGCAACTCGCAAGCACATTTTTTGTTTGAAGGTGTAAGCAGCTGCATTTAAACATACAGTGCTAAATTGTATCCTTGAGTGGTTATTACACATTTTTACTAAACATGCATTTAAATCATGATGTTTAAGAAACAAGTTTAATGCCCTATTATAGACAGTTATCTAGTTGTCTATCTCAACTACTTTCTTGTCCAAACAGGTCTAGATAAAGCAACCTATTACATTGCTTCGGATGTTTAAGGTACTCCACAATAGTTTCTAGAAATGAAGCCATATGCAGGATGCCTAAATATATACATGCTGACACATAAATGAAACATAGGTGGCCCCTCTTTATAAAAAAAACTTTACAGAAGGTCACTAAAAACCAAAAAAATAttggaaataaattaaaaatgaaaagaataaagAAAACTTCATATCTAACTATCAGTATTATAACATTATTAGACAAATTATTTGTCATGAACAAACATATAATATGATGAATTCACTGAAGAGGCAAGTCAAGAAGTACAGATGAAAAGGCTAAGAAAAACACAgatgatgaaataaaaaataaaaataattataatatgtaaattaagatatttatttattatggtaATCTGTTCCTCGATAGAGGCAAGGTTGAATAGTGCATACATTGTTCGTCAATAAAGGTAAGGCTACTTCCATTATTAGGTAAGGTTGCGTACATTGTTCTCCGATAAAGGAAAAACTGCGTACATTGTTCCTCAATAGAGGTAAGGCTGCATACATCGACTCTTCCCAAACCCCACAATGGGACCAAGGTTTTATTTGGTTAGTAGGTATTTGAATAAAGATGAGCCAAAACACATTATGGAGGCACATTTGGTTAGTAGATAATAATAAATGGAACCAAGATTTTATTTCAGTACCAGCACCTGAATCAGTCCCAGGTCAGCATGGTATGCAACTAGCAAACCACAAGTTTGCCACCAAGTTCCCATATGAACCAGTACATACCGCCAGTATACTGTGAGATTGCATTCCACGGGCATGCATgcacacacacagacacacaaaagaaaaagaagatatgAACTGAACATTGAAGGATCTGGGATAGTTTTTGCCAAGGATCAGACACTTCTGCACCCCAATATAAATGCATGGCAGACTAGGATATCAACTATTCGCCCATTCCTGAAACAAGAGAAGTAATGAATCACATATCAATGTGCTTTCTATTTCAAGATTTTTTCCTTTCCATTGAAAGAACTCTGAAGATGATAATCTGATATTGATACTAGGTGTTATGATATATTCCTGAAAGAGTACAAAAAATTCTTGAATCAAAAATTCAATTAGAATGGCATCATAACAGATCAAGAGAAGCTCAAAGGAGTTTAGCAGAGTTGTTACTGTCTCCTGTACATGAATTTCCTATGACAGAATGAACCTGCAAGTCTAGGCAAATTTTAAGCCTACAACAAACACTTGATATTAGTTCAGTCAAAGTTTGAATAAAGGCTTAGGAACCAACTTGGAGTGATCTTGAATGGCAAAATACATGCATCTAAAGAGATTAAAATGGGCATAAAGCCTTTCGTGTCCAATGCAATGACCCTGGACCCACAACAGAAAACCATACATATATTTTATTGTAACTAttttaaataagtttaaaaatatagCCCTATAAATGCAGGAGACCGAATCAATCTCTATTCAACAAAGTCAAGCCACATTTCACAAGTGCTAAAGAGATTGCAATGTATAGCATGAGTCACTCATCGATCATATAAATCCCATCCAATCCACAAAATTGAAACCTTCCCAAAGACCATTAAATTCATTTGATAATAGGTAACTATTTGAGACCTAAACCACCTAACAAAAACCACTACAAGTCCAAGTTGGTCAGGGACTTCTGAAATGAGAGAACTGAAAATTTAAGATACCAATCCAATAAGCATATTTATAATACAGTGCCCATTTAACAAACAATAATGTCAAACGTCATTCATACTGTGACAATTTACACTCTAGTTTCACAAAACATGTAAAAGTCACATCCCAACATTAATATAACCCAGTAAGACAATATATAATATGGAAATCTAATGCAGTTAGTCAGATCGTACTAAGTTTAAGTTGGTACTAGGTTTAAGTTGGCCGACCGATATTTGTTTCCTATTTTTGTAAGGAGTTTCGGTTTATTTCTGTAATATTCTTAGGCAATTTTTGCATAATCCTAAAAGCGCTAGGAATACTTGTTTTAGCTACTTAGGAAACCATGATCATGTCTATTTAGAAAACTCTATTGGTATTGAGCTGagttttaaattgtttcaaagTCCTATTTTTGGGTCAACATCTCTCAACAATAGCCAAAAAGTTATTATTGGTAAGCACAAATACCTTTAAGTGTATAGTTTTTACAATAGAAACAGAAGTACTTGATCCAGGTAAATTTTAGCATCCAAATTAGAAGAACAACTTAAAAAAGGAGACAGCTCTAAAATCTCCCACTTGAACAACAAACTTAACACTAGTTGAAGCAAGGAATGATGTTATTAAGACCTACAAACACAAGAACAAAGTAGCTAACGTGCACTGATTTCTACGTGCAAcaatccaattccttgccttgcCAGCTAGGAAATAAAGGAAGATCTGAATGCATCAAATGCCTTGGATTATTTTGTCTCGTTCAAAAACATGACCAGAGGCATAACAGAGTCAAAtcaaactgagatttgagggcgaGTAGGCTTACATTGATCATAGGCTAAGCTTACCTTCCAGCTTCTTCTTCAGAACATCCATCACGGCACCAAAATTAGCCTTCACATGTACGGGTGGGTTCGCGTACTGGCAAGCCATGTTGGCTATCTCCTTCGAGTGATAGGCCACTTTTGATTGGCTGAATTTGAGCCCATGAGCGGTGCTGACTACTATGGTGCGGTCATTCGTCTTGATCACCCCCCTCTCCCTTAGCTTGAACAGTGCAGCAAGAGCAACCCCGGTGTGTGGGCAGGCAAACATGCCCGTGCGGTCAGCAAGAGACATGGCATCCATGAGCTCCTCCTCGGTGGCCTCCTCGACGATGCCGTCCGTGGCCTTGAGAGCAAATACAGCACGGTCAATGGAGACAGGGTCGCCGATTTGGATGGCGGAGGCAAACGTGTCTGCCGCCACCATGGGCTTGAAGTCAGCCCAGCCAGACTTGTAGTAGAGGTAAAGGGGATTGGCATTGGCTGCCTGTGCGCAGACAAGGCGTGGCACGCGGTCGACCAGCTCGAGCTCGCGGCACATCTCGAAGCCCTTGTAGAAGGCGTAGATGTTGCCCAGGTTGCCACCAGGGACGATGACCCAGTCGGGCACCTCCCAGTCGAACTGCTGCAGGATTTCTATGGCGGCAGTCTTCTGACCCTCAAGGCGGAGGGAGTTGAGGGAGTTGGCCAGGTAGATGGGGAGTTCGGCGGTAACCTCGCGGATGAGGCGCATGCAACCGTCGAAGTCAGTGTCGATGGAGAGAACGGTGGCGCCGTTAGCAATGGGCTGGACGAGCTGAGCGAGGGAGATGCGGTCAGTGGGAAGGAAGACGATAGCGGGGATGCCGGCGGCAGCGCAGTAGGCGGAGAGCGCGGCGGAGGTGTCGCCGGTGGAGGCGCACCCGACGCCGGCGATGGGGCGGTTGAGGGGGGCGCTGCGGAGGCGGTTGACCTGGCTGACAAGGACGGTCATGCCGAGGTCCTTGAAGGAGCCGGTGTGCGAGATGCCGCAGTGTTTGACCCAGAGGTCGGGCATGCCACCGAGGTGGTCGCGACCGAGGCGCTCGGCCCAGAAGAGGTTGGAGTTGCCCTCAAAGAGAGACACAATGTGGTCGGGGTCGATCTCCGGGAGGACAAACTCCTTCTTGGACCAGACGCCAGAACCGTAGGGCCAGGTGGTGCGGCCGACGCGGGAGTCGAACAGGGCGCGCCAGTGGGAGCCGGGGAAGCGCTTCAGGGCGGAGAGATTGTGGCGGACGTCAAGGAGACCGCCGGAGCGACTCCGGTACACCACGTCATCGAGCGAGTAGGTCTCCGCAGTGTCGGCGGGAGCATCAAAGGGCACGTAGCACGCCGAGAAGCCGTGCGACGCGTTCGCCTCGTCGCGCCGGCACGCCTCCTCGCGGATGTTCTCCTCCGGCGGCCTCCGGCTCTTCAATTGCTGGTGGTGGTGGACACCGGTGGGGTCGGAAGCGGTGGATGAGCAGGAGATCCG
Coding sequences within:
- the LOC135585828 gene encoding threonine synthase, chloroplastic-like isoform X2 — translated: MAAAFSPSFFFSLSSITDSEGKNDNVISTLNRFRNPGSLLLLRHCRGTRISCSSTASDPTGVHHHQQLKSRRPPEENIREEACRRDEANASHGFSACYVPFDAPADTAETYSLDDVVYRSRSGGLLDVRHNLSALKRFPGSHWRALFDSRVGRTTWPYGSGVWSKKEFVLPEIDPDHIVSLFEGNSNLFWAERLGRDHLGGMPDLWVKHCGISHTGSFKDLGMTVLVSQVNRLRSAPLNRPIAGVGCASTGDTSAALSAYCAAAGIPAIVFLPTDRISLAQLVQPIANGATVLSIDTDFDGCMRLIREVTAELPIYLANSLNSLRLEGQKTAAIEILQQFDWEVPDWVIVPGGNLGNIYAFYKGFEMCRELELVDRVPRLVCAQAANANPLYLYYKSGWADFKPMVAADTFASAIQIGDPVSIDRAVFALKATDGIVEEATEEELMDAMSLADRTGMFACPHTGVALAALFKLRERGVIKTNDRTIVVSTAHGLKFSQSKVAYHSKEIANMACQYANPPVHVKANFGAVMDVLKKKLEGMGE
- the LOC135585828 gene encoding threonine synthase, chloroplastic-like isoform X1, whose protein sequence is MAAAFSPSFFFSLSSITDSEGKNDNVISTLNRFRNPGSLLLLRHCRGTRISCSSTASDPTGVHHHQQLKSRRPPEENIREEACRRDEANASHGFSACYVPFDAPADTAETYSLDDVVYRSRSGGLLDVRHNLSALKRFPGSHWRALFDSRVGRTTWPYGSGVWSKKEFVLPEIDPDHIVSLFEGNSNLFWAERLGRDHLGGMPDLWVKHCGISHTGSFKDLGMTVLVSQVNRLRSAPLNRPIAGVGCASTGDTSAALSAYCAAAGIPAIVFLPTDRISLAQLVQPIANGATVLSIDTDFDGCMRLIREVTAELPIYLANSLNSLRLEGQKTAAIEILQQFDWEVPDWVIVPGGNLGNIYAFYKGFEMCRELELVDRVPRLVCAQAANANPLYLYYKSGWADFKPMVAADTFASAIQIGDPVSIDRAVFALKATDGIVEEATEEELMDAMSLADRTGMFACPHTGVALAALFKLRERGVIKTNDRTIVVSTAHGLKFSQSKVAYHSKEIANMACQYANPPVHVKANFGAVMDVLKKKLEGKLSL